A genomic window from Tolypothrix sp. PCC 7910 includes:
- a CDS encoding D-alanyl-D-alanine carboxypeptidase family protein, translated as MQRILRRLALYILIFSLTFILVASNGIVHHQTVINTAQFNSCLNNLSTPCITPDPTTSENPITPFTPDSQLNEQQRFLTTIAIKLPTIPQPGTFEYILLRKYGAPFINQKAETKLPPKVMFANEQETKEFQSTLEMVKVNGTNDCYLQQSAGLAFNKARALQNIPLKSGYGSGDCTRTFTTNLRFWNKYANSRTLDKVRQGKETAILGVVAPPGSSQHLWGLAIDLRVSNPKQRQALNQNGWFQTVENDIPHWTYLGLTEAELPVFGFKKQVVRGITYWITPI; from the coding sequence ATGCAACGAATATTACGAAGATTAGCCTTATATATACTTATTTTCTCTTTGACTTTTATTTTAGTTGCTAGTAATGGAATTGTGCATCACCAAACAGTGATTAACACTGCACAGTTTAACAGTTGCTTAAACAATCTTTCTACACCATGTATTACACCAGACCCCACAACCTCAGAAAATCCCATTACGCCTTTTACTCCTGATTCTCAACTAAATGAGCAACAGCGTTTTTTAACTACAATTGCCATTAAATTACCGACAATTCCCCAACCAGGAACTTTTGAATATATATTGTTGCGTAAATATGGTGCGCCATTTATTAATCAAAAAGCAGAAACCAAATTACCGCCAAAGGTTATGTTTGCTAATGAGCAAGAAACCAAGGAATTTCAATCTACTCTAGAAATGGTGAAAGTTAATGGAACTAATGATTGTTATTTACAACAATCAGCCGGACTAGCTTTTAATAAAGCACGAGCATTACAAAATATTCCCCTAAAATCTGGCTATGGTAGTGGTGATTGTACTCGCACTTTTACCACCAATTTAAGATTTTGGAACAAATATGCTAATAGTAGAACTTTAGATAAAGTTCGACAAGGTAAAGAAACCGCTATCTTGGGAGTAGTAGCACCACCAGGATCATCACAACATCTCTGGGGATTAGCTATAGATTTACGCGTTTCTAATCCCAAGCAAAGACAAGCTTTAAATCAAAATGGCTGGTTTCAAACCGTAGAAAATGATATTCCCCATTGGACTTATTTAGGCTTAACTGAAGCTGAATTACCTGTGTTTGGATTTAAAAAACAAGTAGTGAGGGGAATTACTTATTGGATTACGCCGATTTAA
- a CDS encoding type II toxin-antitoxin system HicB family antitoxin, with the protein MRYKVKLNKTHIGYAIWCPALPGCWTLGETEEEALENIKHAIKAYLETMDEVNQNAELRYVEVR; encoded by the coding sequence ATGCGTTACAAAGTCAAGTTAAATAAAACTCATATAGGATATGCTATTTGGTGTCCTGCGTTACCAGGATGTTGGACTTTGGGAGAAACCGAAGAAGAGGCTTTAGAAAATATCAAACACGCAATTAAAGCTTATTTAGAAACTATGGATGAAGTAAATCAAAATGCAGAATTACGTTATGTAGAAGTTAGATGA
- a CDS encoding alpha/beta fold hydrolase has product MPVRQTLSKPDLQLSYLEWHQGEVPLLLLHGLGDHALVWSSLGDYLAADYHIVAPDMRGHGESSKPESLLDYSFESAIADLEALMDHLGWSSAHIVSHSWTGKLAAIWARQHPERLRSMILVDPIFIWKMPNFFKLTFPLLYRMLPFLKSMGPFASYEEAEKQAQQLSQYQDWTSLHQQVFQAGVEQKPDGSWGSKFTIAARDGIFEDVMRVPGLTQPVYLPTLFVQPQKGVNRQEWQLKPYKTYLKNLSLCQVPGNHWPFLTKPEEFNRTVEVFLKQHQ; this is encoded by the coding sequence ATGCCTGTACGTCAAACCTTATCCAAGCCAGACTTGCAACTGTCTTACTTAGAGTGGCACCAAGGTGAAGTACCCTTACTACTGTTACACGGCTTAGGTGACCATGCCCTTGTGTGGTCTAGCTTAGGGGATTATCTGGCAGCAGATTACCACATAGTTGCGCCAGATATGCGCGGTCATGGCGAAAGCAGCAAGCCAGAATCTCTATTAGATTACTCTTTTGAAAGTGCGATCGCGGATTTGGAAGCACTCATGGATCATTTAGGATGGTCTAGTGCCCATATTGTTAGTCATTCGTGGACAGGTAAGTTAGCTGCAATTTGGGCGAGACAGCATCCAGAACGTTTACGCAGCATGATTCTGGTAGATCCCATTTTTATTTGGAAAATGCCCAACTTCTTCAAGCTGACATTTCCGCTGTTGTACCGCATGTTACCTTTTCTCAAAAGCATGGGCCCCTTCGCAAGTTATGAGGAAGCGGAAAAACAAGCGCAACAGTTAAGCCAGTATCAAGACTGGACTTCTTTACATCAGCAGGTTTTTCAAGCCGGAGTCGAACAAAAACCTGATGGTAGTTGGGGTAGCAAATTTACTATAGCTGCCCGCGATGGAATTTTTGAAGATGTGATGCGAGTACCTGGATTAACACAACCAGTTTATCTACCAACTCTGTTTGTACAACCGCAAAAAGGCGTAAATCGTCAAGAATGGCAACTTAAACCCTACAAAACCTATCTAAAAAACTTAAGTCTGTGCCAAGTTCCTGGGAATCATTGGCCATTCTTGACAAAACCAGAAGAATTTAACCGAACTGTAGAAGTGTTCTTAAAACAGCACCAATGA
- a CDS encoding serine/threonine-protein kinase produces the protein MSLCINPACTQANQVDQEEHRFCQNCGSQLELLGRYRVMRLICDNSGFSKVYEAYEKDTPKILKVLEANLAADPKVVELFQQEVAVLGQLDHPGIPKVDGYFQYKTRDELLLHCLVMEKINGINLEQWLKQHDNVPISQTQAIAWLKQLLEILVVLHGKQYLHRDIKPCNIMIRNSPDHLNQEDGRDLFLIDFGTAKELAKSLTGVNAIMSSGYSAPEQMHGEAVPQSDFFALGRTFVFLLTGYHPLDMYDIQHNVLHWRNRANHVSTLLLNLIDWLMAPEIEKRPANVQDILQRLEEIEKQINANSTVNLGQNIQTEQPYSPTSKTLLTKPKPHLLALIAALITSLGLLWLLALILGNLKLNFIPNYGQSPERKGKIDYFPYVEGKDSQGRVAEFNIAVLSVEYKWLLGSNFQIKNNDNIISLEVLKLNLEQEGIQKIMENPTEIISVGTASCEGDVATEQSRALERSKQIQLLAKKLFSGTVKNYRLLNLGQFQRSDCQASQDSTAYQRSIIIIGVKQKSDGVILDEALRNRLEKKPFADFKLEDYSLGSPQKFKTIPNNL, from the coding sequence ATGAGCCTTTGTATTAACCCCGCTTGTACTCAAGCTAATCAAGTAGACCAGGAGGAACATCGCTTTTGCCAGAATTGTGGTTCCCAGTTAGAATTGCTGGGACGCTATCGGGTAATGCGGCTGATATGTGATAACTCTGGCTTTAGTAAGGTCTATGAAGCATATGAAAAAGACACACCAAAAATCCTCAAAGTGCTGGAAGCAAATCTTGCTGCTGACCCTAAGGTAGTAGAATTATTCCAGCAAGAAGTAGCTGTGTTGGGACAGTTGGATCATCCTGGTATACCCAAAGTTGATGGATACTTCCAATATAAAACCAGAGATGAGTTGCTGTTACATTGCTTGGTAATGGAAAAAATTAATGGCATTAATTTAGAGCAATGGCTCAAGCAGCATGATAATGTGCCTATATCTCAAACGCAAGCTATAGCTTGGTTGAAACAGTTACTAGAGATTTTAGTAGTATTACACGGCAAGCAATATCTGCATCGAGATATTAAGCCATGTAATATTATGATTCGTAATTCTCCAGATCATCTGAATCAGGAAGATGGCAGAGATTTATTTTTAATTGATTTTGGCACAGCTAAAGAATTAGCAAAATCTTTAACTGGGGTAAATGCAATTATGTCATCTGGTTATAGCGCGCCAGAACAAATGCATGGGGAAGCTGTACCGCAATCCGATTTTTTTGCTTTAGGACGCACCTTTGTATTTTTATTGACGGGATATCATCCCTTAGATATGTACGATATCCAGCATAATGTTTTACACTGGCGCAATCGTGCGAATCATGTGTCAACTTTACTGTTAAATTTAATCGATTGGCTGATGGCACCAGAAATAGAAAAGCGCCCCGCCAATGTCCAAGATATTTTACAGCGTTTAGAAGAAATTGAAAAGCAAATAAATGCAAATTCAACAGTAAATTTAGGACAAAATATTCAAACTGAACAACCATATTCACCAACTAGTAAAACTTTATTAACAAAACCAAAACCGCATCTCTTGGCATTAATCGCTGCACTAATTACTTCTTTAGGATTGCTGTGGTTACTAGCTTTAATTTTAGGTAATTTAAAATTGAACTTTATACCTAACTATGGACAGTCGCCAGAAAGAAAAGGTAAGATAGATTACTTTCCTTATGTGGAAGGGAAGGATAGCCAAGGTAGAGTTGCTGAGTTTAATATTGCAGTTTTATCAGTAGAATATAAGTGGCTATTAGGCAGTAATTTTCAAATTAAAAATAACGATAACATTATTAGCTTAGAAGTTTTAAAGTTAAATTTAGAACAAGAAGGGATACAGAAGATAATGGAAAATCCTACCGAGATTATCTCTGTAGGTACAGCTTCCTGTGAGGGTGATGTTGCAACTGAACAAAGTAGGGCTTTAGAACGTTCTAAACAAATACAACTTTTAGCGAAAAAATTATTTAGCGGTACTGTCAAAAATTATCGCTTATTAAATTTGGGACAATTTCAACGGAGTGATTGTCAAGCAAGCCAAGATTCAACTGCATATCAAAGAAGTATTATTATTATTGGGGTGAAGCAGAAATCAGATGGTGTAATTTTGGATGAAGCTTTGAGGAATAGATTAGAGAAGAAGCCTTTTGCTGATTTTAAATTAGAGGATTATTCTTTAGGTTCGCCCCAGAAATTTAAAACAATACCAAATAATTTATAG
- a CDS encoding threonine dehydratase — MSRLTQILQNLYLRVEGFLSVIWNKFANVVKSFFGFFAKLFGLTESGYFLESDAAQGTKRVEPPQQIETKQNTPVETPSNRRRSNAKMDYYMNMARDIKKG; from the coding sequence ATGTCTCGTTTAACACAAATTCTCCAGAACTTGTACCTTCGTGTTGAAGGTTTTCTTTCTGTCATTTGGAATAAATTTGCAAATGTTGTCAAAAGTTTCTTTGGTTTTTTTGCCAAACTCTTCGGATTAACTGAGTCTGGTTACTTTTTAGAATCTGATGCGGCACAAGGTACAAAGCGGGTTGAACCTCCACAACAAATAGAAACTAAGCAAAATACTCCAGTTGAAACTCCCAGCAACCGCCGCCGTTCTAATGCCAAAATGGATTACTACATGAACATGGCTCGTGATATTAAAAAGGGTTAA
- a CDS encoding YidH family protein: MNKIPKIDRQREHQANERTFLAWLRTSIALIGFGFAIARFGLFLNQLDVAITQRKPDLHPLFNSESLGIVLVIFGIVTIALAAWQYNRVFWQIERGNYQPHRLTVWIMTGAVMIFGLLSIPILLLRNPVSPRPSPVINQPQSGLGRR; the protein is encoded by the coding sequence ATGAATAAAATACCAAAAATAGACCGTCAACGAGAGCATCAAGCCAACGAACGCACTTTTTTAGCTTGGTTGCGTACTTCGATCGCACTAATTGGGTTTGGGTTTGCGATCGCTAGATTTGGTTTATTTTTAAATCAGCTGGATGTAGCCATCACACAAAGAAAACCTGATCTACATCCCTTATTCAATTCGGAAAGTTTAGGGATTGTCTTAGTAATTTTTGGCATTGTCACGATCGCTTTAGCTGCATGGCAATACAATCGGGTTTTCTGGCAAATTGAACGGGGTAATTATCAACCTCATCGTCTAACAGTATGGATAATGACAGGAGCCGTGATGATTTTCGGGCTTCTCAGTATTCCTATCTTGTTGTTGCGTAATCCAGTTTCACCTCGCCCATCTCCTGTGATTAATCAACCCCAATCTGGTTTAGGTAGAAGGTAG
- a CDS encoding response regulator, which yields MSQQQCTVLIVDDSPEDREFYRRCLQTDKDYSYSILEATLGQEGLELWQQNQPDAVLLDYRLPDLDGLEFIAQLPYLAPEPCLPVIVVTGQGSEAIAVQAMKAGAQDYLVKGQITAERLQLAIKSAIAKVKLHNELQQSIERERLLAEITQKIHQTLDLEEILQTTVTQVRQFLNSDRVLIFRLQPDGTGIVTTESVGAGWTPLLSTSHYDPCLSENYIAPFREGLVTVKADIYNDSIDPCHVELLAKLEVRANLVVPILQDQHLWGMLIVHQCQAPRQWQPIEIDLLKQLATHLGIALRQAELYQQAQHEIAERSRAEALLKQANESLEQRVTERTVALETVNFQLQQELLQRERTQKILEEQAQLLDLAHDTIITRTLDGTITFWNKGAEGMYGWSAAEVYGQITHDLLQTQFPTSLADVEAELLSRGYWEGELIHVRRDRTPIIVASRWVLQRDQEGNPIKILEINNDITERKRAEEQLRRSSERISLANAELARAARLKDEFLANMSHELRTPLNSILGMSELLLEEVFGSLTERQRQFLQTIEKSGEHLLELINDILDLSKIESGKMELKLASISIPPLCESSLNFVRQQAQNKQIQLNCQIDDNLTEIEADERRLLQVLVNLLANAVKFTPEGGSVWLEVKMQLPEQTVEFQVIDTGIGIAEADMSKLFQPFVQLDSSLSRRYPGTGLGLSLVRRIVDLHGGSIRVESELGKGSCFSVMLPWHPLQEDDDLPLALQTAVQDISMQQALVVEDSTAAASQIKHYLAEMGATSVIHPVGQGALQVALRVKPDVIVLDLLLPDCSGWEVLTTLKTHSQTQHIPVIIISVVDKRSRSLELGAAEHILKPLSRQKFYQALKQIFANVQQPNLQTALVIAAMESSQKPIILLAEDNEANIATTMSYLEAHNFQIILARNGREAVQMAKQHRPNLILMDIQMPDMDGLEATRQIRADMQNQAVPIIALTALAMSGDEERCLDAGATAYLPKPVRLRNLLDLINEHLSQMNN from the coding sequence ATGAGCCAGCAACAGTGTACTGTCTTAATTGTTGATGATTCCCCAGAAGACAGAGAATTTTATCGGCGGTGTTTGCAAACAGACAAAGATTACTCCTACAGCATCCTCGAAGCAACTTTGGGGCAGGAAGGTTTAGAGTTATGGCAGCAAAACCAACCGGATGCTGTGTTGCTGGACTATCGTTTACCAGATCTTGATGGATTAGAATTTATTGCTCAATTGCCATACTTAGCTCCAGAGCCGTGTTTACCTGTAATTGTTGTGACTGGGCAGGGTAGTGAAGCGATCGCCGTGCAAGCAATGAAAGCAGGCGCACAGGATTATTTGGTTAAAGGGCAGATTACCGCAGAAAGGCTGCAATTGGCAATCAAATCAGCGATCGCTAAAGTAAAATTACACAACGAACTGCAACAGAGCATTGAGAGAGAACGGTTGCTGGCAGAAATTACGCAAAAAATCCATCAAACCTTGGATTTAGAGGAAATTCTGCAAACCACTGTTACCCAAGTCCGGCAGTTTCTCAACAGCGATCGCGTCCTAATTTTTCGCTTACAGCCAGATGGTACAGGAATCGTCACCACAGAATCGGTAGGCGCTGGCTGGACTCCTCTTCTATCTACCTCTCACTACGATCCCTGCCTAAGCGAGAACTATATTGCACCCTTTCGCGAAGGATTAGTAACTGTTAAAGCAGATATCTATAATGACAGCATTGATCCCTGTCATGTTGAGCTACTGGCCAAGTTAGAAGTACGAGCAAATTTAGTTGTACCGATTCTGCAAGATCAACATTTATGGGGGATGCTGATTGTGCATCAATGCCAAGCACCGCGACAGTGGCAACCCATAGAGATTGATTTACTCAAACAATTGGCAACGCATTTAGGTATTGCTCTGCGACAAGCAGAATTATATCAGCAAGCACAACATGAAATTGCAGAGCGCAGCCGTGCCGAAGCTTTATTAAAACAAGCAAACGAATCTTTAGAGCAAAGAGTTACCGAGCGCACTGTGGCATTAGAAACTGTCAATTTTCAATTGCAACAGGAACTATTGCAGAGAGAACGTACCCAGAAAATTTTAGAAGAACAGGCACAGCTTTTAGATCTCGCCCATGACACCATCATCACCCGGACTCTTGATGGCACAATTACCTTCTGGAACAAAGGTGCAGAAGGAATGTATGGCTGGAGTGCAGCTGAGGTGTATGGGCAGATAACCCATGATCTACTGCAAACTCAATTTCCCACATCTTTAGCTGATGTAGAAGCAGAATTGTTAAGTCGGGGTTACTGGGAAGGGGAACTCATTCATGTACGGCGCGATCGCACACCCATCATTGTTGCTAGTCGTTGGGTATTGCAGCGCGATCAAGAAGGTAACCCCATCAAGATATTAGAAATCAACAACGATATTACCGAGCGCAAACGTGCTGAAGAACAGCTGCGCCGTAGCAGTGAGCGCATTAGTTTAGCCAATGCCGAATTAGCTAGAGCAGCTCGCCTCAAAGACGAATTTTTAGCAAATATGAGTCATGAGTTGCGAACGCCATTGAACTCAATTTTGGGAATGTCAGAATTACTTTTAGAAGAGGTATTTGGTAGCTTAACCGAGCGACAACGCCAGTTTTTACAGACAATAGAAAAGAGTGGCGAACACTTACTAGAGTTAATTAACGATATTTTAGACCTCTCCAAAATTGAATCGGGCAAGATGGAGCTGAAACTAGCTTCTATATCAATTCCGCCACTGTGTGAATCGAGTCTGAATTTTGTTAGGCAGCAGGCGCAAAACAAACAAATTCAACTAAACTGCCAAATTGACGACAATCTTACAGAAATTGAAGCTGATGAACGCCGTTTACTACAGGTTTTAGTTAACTTACTAGCAAATGCTGTGAAATTCACCCCCGAAGGTGGTAGCGTCTGGCTCGAAGTGAAAATGCAGTTGCCCGAACAAACTGTGGAATTTCAGGTAATTGATACCGGAATTGGTATTGCTGAGGCAGATATGAGTAAGTTGTTTCAGCCATTTGTACAGTTAGATAGTTCCTTATCCAGGCGTTATCCAGGTACAGGATTGGGACTATCTTTAGTACGGCGCATTGTCGATCTACACGGCGGTAGCATCCGAGTTGAAAGTGAGTTAGGTAAAGGAAGTTGCTTTAGCGTGATGTTACCTTGGCATCCCTTGCAAGAGGATGATGACTTACCTTTAGCGCTTCAAACAGCAGTACAAGATATTTCGATGCAACAAGCCTTGGTAGTAGAGGATTCCACTGCTGCTGCTAGTCAAATTAAACATTACTTGGCTGAAATGGGGGCAACTAGCGTCATTCATCCAGTGGGGCAAGGTGCATTACAAGTTGCGTTACGAGTCAAGCCAGATGTGATAGTTCTGGATCTACTGCTGCCTGATTGTTCTGGCTGGGAAGTATTAACTACGTTAAAAACCCATTCCCAGACTCAGCATATACCTGTGATTATCATTTCTGTAGTCGATAAGCGATCGCGCAGTTTAGAGTTGGGTGCTGCCGAGCATATTTTAAAACCCCTCTCGCGACAAAAGTTTTATCAGGCACTCAAGCAGATTTTTGCCAATGTGCAACAGCCAAACTTACAAACTGCTCTCGTAATTGCAGCTATGGAGTCATCACAAAAACCTATAATTCTGTTAGCCGAAGACAATGAAGCTAACATTGCCACAACCATGAGTTACCTGGAAGCACACAACTTTCAGATTATTTTGGCGCGCAATGGACGAGAAGCGGTGCAAATGGCAAAGCAACATCGGCCCAATCTGATTTTAATGGACATCCAAATGCCAGATATGGATGGATTAGAAGCAACTCGTCAAATCCGTGCTGACATGCAAAATCAAGCCGTTCCCATCATTGCACTGACAGCTTTAGCCATGTCTGGTGACGAAGAACGCTGTTTAGATGCAGGCGCGACAGCATATCTACCCAAGCCAGTGAGACTGAGAAATTTATTAGATTTGATCAATGAGCATTTATCGCAGATGAATAACTGA
- a CDS encoding response regulator, with translation MTAASEVATRQTPLMLIVEDSNEDFETIDRLIKRSRFFVPIHRCVNGDQALAFLYHTGKYSNPETAPRPGMILLDLNLPGTDGREVLHRIKQDGNLKTIPVVVFTTSNNPKDIEDCYKYGVNSYIVKPINFAQLKLDVQMLVDYWLDLTTLPDYPKNSP, from the coding sequence ATGACCGCAGCTTCCGAGGTTGCTACTAGGCAAACTCCCCTAATGCTGATTGTCGAAGACAGCAATGAAGACTTTGAAACCATAGACCGATTAATCAAGCGTTCCCGATTCTTCGTACCCATTCATCGCTGTGTCAATGGCGATCAAGCATTGGCATTTCTCTATCACACTGGTAAGTACTCCAACCCTGAAACTGCCCCGCGTCCAGGTATGATTTTACTAGACCTCAACCTACCGGGAACCGATGGGCGGGAAGTGTTGCATCGCATAAAACAGGATGGTAATTTAAAAACCATTCCTGTCGTTGTTTTTACTACATCCAATAATCCTAAAGATATTGAGGATTGTTACAAATATGGCGTTAATAGCTACATTGTCAAGCCGATTAACTTTGCCCAACTAAAGCTAGATGTGCAAATGCTCGTAGATTATTGGCTTGACTTGACCACTCTGCCTGATTACCCCAAAAATTCCCCATGA
- a CDS encoding ATP-binding protein translates to MTVQTVDLTNCDREPIHIPGLIQPHGVLLAINLSNLEIVQVSSNTEQLLGPQPQDLLGKPLSQLFAAKQVDTIQKCLNGDFESLNPINLSLKRQNKSLRFDGIVHQLDGVALLELEPKKLKGKRDFFDFYQQVKGTITKIQKASTMEQMCQVVVSEVRKITGFERVMVYRFDEDETGIVIAEDTNQEPPYLNLRYPPSDIPKQARQLYTLNWLRIIPNANYQPVELIPAINPLTNQPLNLSLSVLRSVSPIHLEYLQNMGVVASMSISLVQDQKLWGLIACHDSSPKYIPYNLRAACEFIGQVMSLELANKEASVDQEYKIHLKSLQTQFVESLSQAEYFLDGIAQIDSQLLELVSATGAVICSGDNCIRMGETPAETDIHTLLDWIKPQLQHNLFHTRSLSQIYPAAESFKAVASGVLALEISKIHGNYILWFRPEVIQTVNWGGNPHKPVEVEEDGSLRLSPRKSFALWQETVRGCALPWRACEIEAVAELSGLIVGVVLRQADELASMNIELQRSNEELDSFAYVASHDLKEPLRGIHNYANFLMEDYAETLAEDGVAKLQTLVKLTQRMEDLINSLLHFSRLGRAELIWQQVNLNDLVQQAIATLTISRPQQQIDFRISQSLPIIECDRAQVNELFTNLISNAIKYNDKPQRWVEIGFIQGTRDRGISTPNTFYVRDNGIGIPPEHQEKIFQIFRRLHGRDEYGGGNGAGLTIARKIVERLGGKIWIESIPHEGSTFYFTLGAEAIL, encoded by the coding sequence ATGACGGTTCAGACGGTGGATTTAACCAACTGCGATCGCGAACCGATTCACATTCCGGGATTGATTCAGCCGCATGGGGTGCTGCTGGCGATTAATCTCTCCAATTTAGAGATTGTTCAGGTGAGCAGTAATACAGAACAATTACTTGGCCCCCAACCCCAAGATTTGTTAGGTAAGCCTTTATCACAATTATTCGCTGCTAAACAAGTTGATACTATCCAAAAATGTTTAAATGGCGACTTTGAAAGTCTCAATCCAATCAACCTCTCCTTAAAGCGTCAAAATAAATCTCTAAGATTTGATGGGATTGTGCATCAGTTAGACGGGGTGGCGCTGTTGGAATTAGAACCAAAAAAGTTAAAAGGCAAAAGAGACTTTTTTGATTTTTATCAGCAGGTAAAAGGAACAATTACCAAAATCCAGAAAGCTTCCACAATGGAACAGATGTGTCAAGTGGTAGTCAGCGAAGTGCGAAAAATTACTGGATTTGAGCGCGTCATGGTTTACCGATTTGATGAAGATGAAACTGGGATTGTGATTGCTGAGGATACAAACCAAGAACCACCCTATCTAAATTTACGTTACCCACCCAGTGATATTCCCAAACAAGCGCGACAACTCTACACCCTTAACTGGCTCAGAATTATTCCTAATGCTAATTACCAGCCTGTAGAGTTAATCCCAGCCATCAATCCCCTCACTAACCAACCACTAAATCTCAGCCTCTCTGTGTTACGCAGCGTTTCCCCAATTCATTTGGAATATCTGCAAAACATGGGGGTAGTTGCTTCTATGTCCATATCCCTAGTGCAAGACCAAAAACTCTGGGGATTGATTGCTTGCCATGATTCTTCACCCAAGTATATTCCTTACAACCTGCGTGCAGCTTGCGAGTTTATTGGACAGGTAATGTCGCTAGAACTGGCAAATAAAGAAGCCAGCGTTGACCAAGAATACAAGATACATTTGAAGTCTTTACAAACTCAATTTGTGGAATCTCTGTCGCAAGCCGAGTATTTTTTGGATGGGATTGCACAAATCGATTCACAATTACTGGAGCTGGTAAGTGCAACCGGAGCAGTAATTTGCAGCGGAGATAATTGTATTCGCATGGGTGAAACTCCTGCGGAAACAGATATTCATACCCTATTGGATTGGATTAAACCACAGCTGCAACATAATTTATTTCACACGCGATCGCTCTCTCAAATTTATCCAGCAGCAGAATCATTTAAAGCTGTTGCTAGTGGCGTTTTAGCCTTAGAAATTTCCAAAATTCACGGTAATTATATTCTCTGGTTTCGCCCAGAGGTAATTCAAACTGTGAATTGGGGTGGTAATCCTCATAAACCTGTAGAGGTTGAAGAAGATGGCAGTTTGCGGTTATCGCCGCGCAAATCTTTTGCTTTGTGGCAAGAAACAGTCAGAGGTTGTGCTTTACCGTGGAGAGCTTGCGAAATTGAAGCCGTTGCCGAATTAAGCGGCTTGATTGTGGGTGTAGTGCTGCGACAAGCAGATGAACTCGCATCAATGAACATTGAACTTCAGCGCAGTAACGAAGAATTAGATTCCTTTGCTTATGTTGCTTCCCACGACCTCAAGGAACCATTACGCGGCATTCACAACTACGCTAACTTCTTAATGGAAGATTATGCCGAGACTTTAGCTGAAGATGGTGTTGCCAAACTGCAAACCCTAGTCAAGCTTACCCAGCGCATGGAAGATTTAATTAATTCCCTGCTGCACTTCTCACGCTTGGGACGAGCCGAATTGATTTGGCAACAGGTAAATTTAAACGATTTGGTGCAGCAAGCGATCGCTACTCTCACCATATCTCGACCCCAACAGCAAATTGATTTTCGTATTTCCCAATCCCTACCCATAATCGAGTGCGATCGCGCTCAGGTAAATGAACTATTTACCAACCTGATCAGCAACGCTATTAAGTACAACGACAAACCACAAAGATGGGTAGAAATCGGTTTTATCCAAGGGACTAGGGACAGGGGAATTAGCACTCCCAACACCTTTTATGTACGTGATAACGGCATTGGTATCCCTCCAGAACATCAGGAAAAGATTTTTCAGATTTTCCGGCGGTTACATGGAAGAGATGAATACGGTGGCGGTAATGGAGCAGGGTTAACAATTGCCCGCAAAATTGTAGAACGGCTCGGCGGTAAAATTTGGATAGAATCCATACCTCATGAAGGTAGTACCTTTTACTTCACTCTAGGAGCGGAGGCAATTCTATGA
- the psb34 gene encoding photosystem II assembly protein Psb34: MYTTINEDGVLNNYATEPQMYYAEYPAIWEQRKYVIQATFATLIVTTLVLVGLSVS; encoded by the coding sequence ATGTATACCACCATTAACGAAGACGGCGTTCTCAACAACTATGCAACTGAACCCCAAATGTATTACGCTGAATACCCTGCAATTTGGGAGCAACGCAAATATGTTATACAGGCTACTTTTGCTACTTTAATAGTCACAACTTTAGTTTTAGTAGGTCTGAGCGTTAGCTAA